The following proteins are encoded in a genomic region of Pyricularia oryzae 70-15 chromosome 6, whole genome shotgun sequence:
- a CDS encoding sulfate permease 2 has translation MGSGRTAARLVGIDVDRYSKERRTAVPGNLVGVSYYVEAEPTAKEALEQLIPTAAGVKRYFRSLFPFLSWIFHYNLTWLSGDLIAGITVGFVVVPQGMAYALLAQLPPEFGLYTSFVGFLLYWAFATSKDITIGTVAVMSTIVGNVVIRVQSTQPDIPAEQIARCLALLSGVVLLFLGLVRAGFIVEFISLTAIASFMTGAAVSIAAGQVPTMMGISGVSSRDPTYLVIINTLKGLPRTKLDAAMGLSALVMLYSIRSFCNFMARRQPRRQKMWFFIATLRMAFVILLYILISFLVNRNVTKASDARFRILGTVPSGFQHVGAPVMTSKVLNAVAPDLPVTIIVLIIEHIAISKSFGRINNYIIDPSQELVAIGFSNVFGPFLGGYPATGSFSRTAIKAKAGVRTPLAGIFTAAIVLLALYVLTSVFFYIPSASLAALIIHAVGDLITPPNTVYQFWMTSPIEVVVFFAGVILTVFTNIENGIYLNMAASAALLLFRIARSPGRFMGHTRIYTTTSTAGASASELEASGTGRDAYFDEERRDNANPDLPIRQVHPGIFVYRFPDGFNYTNSAAHLDFITMYVYKKTRRTVLDNNAKIGDRPWNDPGPRRGQMVTDDMANRPILRAMVLDFSSINYADVTSVQALIDLRNQFAKHAAPSPVEWHFAGVTNRWTKRALVAAGFGFADTAAEADHSASSSREKDYESDSGSRVPGSPNTPWAPLFSVSVVDGSGNVEPRHEDGSRMAVDAEKGNGTAADGNGSAAGAASLGGSSLVPVYGLNRPFFHVDVAEAVQSALSSIESNT, from the exons ATGGGATCCGGGCGTACCGCTGCCCGATTGGTCGGGATAGATGTCGACCGGTACAGTAAGGAGAGACGTACTGCCGTCCCAGGAAACCTAGTTGGGGTATCTTACTATGTTGAGGCGGAACCTACAGCCAAGGAAGCGCTCGAGCAGTTGATCCCAACGGCGGCTGGTGTCAAGCGCTactttcgctccttgtttccctttTTGAGCTGGATCTTCCACTACAACCTCACCTGGCTGAGCGGCGACCTGATTGCTG GCATCACGGTTggctttgttgttgttccTCAGGGAATGGCATACGCCCTCCTGGCCCAGCTGCCTCCCGAATTCGGCCTCTACACCTCATTTGTGGGCTTCCTGCTGTACTGGGCGTTTGCGACGAGCAAAGACATAACCATCGGCACAGTGGCTGTCATGTCCACCATTGTCGGCAACGTCGTCATCCGAGTGCAGTCGACGCAGCCTGATATACCGGCGGAGCAGATCGCAAGATGCCTGGCCCTCCTCTCGGGAGTTGTACTGCTATTTTTGGGTCTCGTCCGCGCTGGTTTCATCGTCGAATTCATATCGCTCACGGCTATCGCCTCCTTCATGACTGGTGCCGCCGTCAGCATTGCTGCTGGCCAGGTGCCTACCATGATGGGCATTAGTGGTGTCAGCAGCCGCGATCCGACTTACTTGGTCATCATAAACACCCTAAAGGGGCTGCCTCGGACTAAACTGGACGCTGCAATGGGTCTTTCGGCTTTGGTCATGCTTTACTCGATCCGCTCATTCTGCAATTTTATGGCAAGGAGGCAGCCCCGGAGGCAGAAGATGTGGTTTTTTATCGCCACCCTGCGTATGGCGTTTGTGATTCTTCTGTACATTTTGATCAGCTTCCTTGTCAACCGGAATGTGACCAAGGCCTCCGATGCCAGGTTCAGGATCCTCGGCACTGTTCCTAGCG GATTCCAGCATGTCGGCGCACCAGTCATGACTTCAAAGGTCCTTAATGCTGTTGCACCCGATCTGCCCGTCACAATCATCGTGCTCATCATCGAACATATCGCCATCTCCAAATCGTTCGGACGCATCAACAACTACATCATTGACCCCTCGCAGGAGCTTGTCGCCATAGGATTCTCCAACGTGTTTGGCCCGTTCCTCGGCGGCTACCCAGCCACTGGCTCATTCTCCCGAACCGCGATCAAGGCCAAAGCCGGAGTTCGAACGCCGCTGGCTGGCATCTTCACGGCGGCTATCGTGCTACTTGCCCTCTACGTGCTGACCTCGGTCTTCTTTTACATCCCGTCGGCCAGCTTGGCAGCCCTTATCATCCACGCAGTTGGTGATTTGATCACCCCGCCCAACACTGTCTACCAGTTCTGGATGACGTCTCCCATAGAGGTGGTAGTGTTCTTTGCCGGTGTTATCCTGACTGTTTTCACAAACATTGAGAATGGAATCTACCTCAACATGGCTGCGTCGGCGGCACTGCTGCTGTTCCGGATCGCTCGATCGCCGGGCCGCTTCATGGGCCACACCAGAATCTACACGACGACTAGCACCGCAGGGGCTTCTGCTTCCGAGCTGGAGGCATCAGGAACTGGCCGAGATGCCTACTTTGACGAGGAAAGGCGAGACAATGCGAACCCAGACCTACCAATCCGCCAAGTCCACCCGGGCATCTTCGTGTACCGCTTCCCAGACGGGTTCAACTACACAAACTCTGCCGCACACCTCGACTTCATAACCATGTACGTCTACAAAAAGACACGCCGGACCGTGCTAGACAACAATGCCAAGATTGGCGACCGACCCTGGAACGACCCGGGCCCCCGGCGCGGGCAGATGGTGACGGACGACATGGCCAACCGGCCCATTCTCCGCGCCATGGTCCTCGACTTCAGTTCCATCAACTACGCCGACGTCACCTCGGTCCAGGCCCTCATCGACCTGCGCAACCAATTCGCCAAGCACGCCGCGCCGTCGCCCGTCGAGTGGCACTTTGCCGGCGTCACCAACCGCTGGACCAAGCGCGCCCTGGTCGCAGCTGGGTTTGGGTTCGCCGACAcagccgccgaggccgaccACTCGGCGTCATCCTCTCGGGAGAAGGATTACGAATCTGACAGCGGCAGCCGCGTACCGGGATCTCCCAACACGCCATGGGCACCGCTTTTCAGCGTCTCGGTGGTCGACGGGTCTGGGAACGTCGAGCCGCGGCACGAGGATGGTTCTCGGATGGCGGTTGATGCCGAGAAGGGCAACGGGACCGCGGCGGATGGAAATGGATCGGCAGCGGGTGCTGCTTCTTTGGGAGGTAGTAGCCTGGTCCCTGTGTATGGACTAAACAGACCGTTTTTCCATGTCGACGTTGCAGAGGCGGTGCAGAGCGCGCTTTCAAGCATCGAGAGCAATACTTGA
- a CDS encoding chromosome transmission fidelity protein 18, translating into MLAASSPINYPQTSSPPLKRRLPSPSRGSQNASQKAKARTRGGFIDDDSSDEDELGDNTGPAPKRILVDDASTHEETLPNPQNDDNELPSQVVAGEPTVDLDEERRYQALFDRPTTLDDPEDDQDAVGLDLETLTRTLNIETCSGKLLPIRHRKMTKPATYEDMVASRSRHKEGRAKKSYYGIAIHSLIDAAVEEEKQLRAKQSAANVPAAEPRPDQAVPSVESHAPESNAGRKPKKTLLWTEKYRAKNFMDLVGDDLTNRQVLRWLKKWDPLVFPHTAKSKAAARASRRGAGHQQQQTEDDKPHRKILMLTGPPGLGKTTLAHVCAKQAGYEVLEINASDDRSRDVVRGRIRTSLGTENVKTVEQHKSVDGKPPKVARPVCVVVDEVDGVVSGSGGSGEGGFVKALIDLVMTDQKNSASGASGSSKSNRRKKGDDFRQMRPLILICNDVYHVSLRPLRQSGLAEIVHVGKPTIEAVVTRLKSIFDKEGIPCEKDAARKLCEYAWGMNSGIDARRGAESTVEGDLRGVMVVGEWVAGRIKALSAQTGEPPRLTRQWIDQNVAAELAHGGGGARGLGRGSAKDVVARIFQEGAGFPKQQQQQQQQAVDKSNKHARREQPKVQLGFGEQDKKQAMERLGEMVAASGEVDRIMTEIFAEWPNREFSDDCYLTKPNTAYEWMDFHDSCSSRLFSSQEWELAPYLSQPVLACHHLFASPRRHVVANAGYDKKWGADAEGEKDVAPIPFSGPRADYEAREAGKHNRAMLQAIQAQLNPALGRAFRSPEHVATDFLPYLVRLVSPNVKPVVVGGSGGGEKGMSSIASVRRESEKLMVRRAAEVLAEVGIELVKGKIEEANPSAFSRTQWVYRMEPDLDALSTFETMGAYILSTQAPTRYAVRQVLDQELQKTIALRQNTARQARFQAGKGVGGGNDKELHEFDDKENKKGGKGPDAAAAALAAAAPAVKRDFFGRVIVETPRPLGDADGNSRASKKAPPGGEGKDNDKMIWVTYNEGLNNAVRKPISLEEFLRGL; encoded by the exons ATGTTGGCTGCCTCGTCTCCCATCAACTACCCGCAGACCTCATCGCCACCTCTGAAACGCCGTTTGCCCTCCCCATCCCGCGGCAGCCAAAATGCATCCCAAAAGGCAAAGGCACGGACAAGGGGTGGATTCATAGACGACGACTCCTCTGACGAAGACGAGTTAGGAGACAACACTGGCCCTGCCCCGAAAAGAATACTGGTGGACGACGCGAGCACGCATGAAGAGACCCTTCCAAACCCTCAGAATGATGACAATGAACTACCATCCCAAGTCGTTGCGGGAGAGCCTACTGTTGACCTGGATGAGGAGAGACGATACCAGGCGCTGTTCGATCGGCCCACCACGCTAGATGACCCAGAGGACGACCAGGATGCGGTAGGGCTGGACTTGGAGACGCTGACCCGCACCCTCAATATCGAGACGTGCTCGGGCAAGCTGCTCCCTATCAGACACAGGAAGATGACCAAACCTGCAACCTACGAGGACATGGTGGCTTCTCGATCTCGACACAAAGAGGGCCGTGCCAAGAAAAGCTACTACGGGATTGCAATACATTCTCTCATCGATGCTGCCGTAGAGGAAGAGAAACAGCTGCGGGCGAAGCAATCGGCAGCCAATGTCCCTGCTGCGGAGCCAAGACCCGATCAAGCCGTACCATCAGTTGAAAGCCATGCACCTGAAAGTAACGCGGGCCGGAAGCCCAAGAAGACCCTGCTTTGGACCGAAAAATACAGAGCAAAAAACTTCATGGATCTCGTTGGTGATGATCTCACCAACAGGCAAGTTCTCCGTTGGCTCAAAAAGTGGGACCCCCTGGTGTTTCCTCACACAGCCAAGTCAAAAGCTGCCGCCAGAGCATCTCGACGGGGCGCGggtcatcagcagcagcaaacaGAAGACGATAAACCTCACCGGAAAATTCTCATGCTTACCGGGCCACCTGGTCTGGGAAAGACCACGCTGGCCCATGTCTGCGCCAAGCAGGCTGGCTATGAGGTGCTCGAGATCAACGCCAGTGACGACAGAAGTCGTGATGTCGTCCGCGGTCGCATCAGGACCAGTCTGGGAACCGAGAACGTCAAGACAGTTGAGCAGCACAAGTCTGTGGATGGCAAGCCTCCGAAAGTCGCCCGTCCTGTTTGCGTCGTAGTCGATGAGGTCGATGGGGTTGTCTCAGGGTCTGGTGGGTCCGGCGAGGGCGGTTTCGTCAAGGCGTTGATCGATTTGGTCATGACCGATCAAAAGAACAGCGCCTCAGGTGCTAGCGGCTCTAGCAAGAGCAACAGGCGTAAGAAGGGCGACGACTTCCGACAGATGAGGCCACTTATCCTCATCTGCAATGACGTCTATCACGTCTCGCTTAGACCTTTGCGACAGTCTGGACTTGCCGAGATTGTCCACGTCGGCAAGCCAACCATCGAAGCTGTTGTGACGCGTCTCAAGAGCATCTTTGACAAGGAGGGTATCCCGTGCGAGAAGGATGCGGCACGCAAGCTGTGTGAGTATGCTTGGGGCATGAACAGCGGGATTGACGCTCGTCGGGGCGCAGAGAGCACGGTAGAGGGTGATCTTCGTGGTGTTATGGTCGTGGGAGAATGGGTCGCTGGTCGTATTAAAGCACTTTCAGCGCAAACCGGCGAGCCACCACGTCTAACAAGACAATGGATTGATCAGAACGTCGCTGCTGAGCTGGCACATGGCGGCGGAGGAGCCAGAGGATTGGGCAGAGGCAGCGCCAAGGATGTTGTTGCGCGAATATTTCAGGAGGGCGCTGGCTTccccaagcagcagcagcagcagcagcagcaggccgtGGACAAGAGTAACAAGCATGCTCGACGCGAGCAACCCAAGGTTCAACTTGGCTTTGGAGAACAAGACAAGAAGCAAGCTATGGAGCGCCTGGGCGAAATGGTTGCAGCCAGCGGTGAGGTGGATCGCATCATGACGGAGATCTTTGCCGAGTGGCCGAACCGCGAGTTTAGCGACGACTGCTACTTGACAAAACCCAACACAGCATATGAGTGGATGGACTTTCACGACTCTTGCTCATCTCGTCTCTTTTCAAGCCAAGAGTGGGAACTGGCTCCGTACCTGAGCCAGCCGGTTCTCGCATGTCACCATCTCTTCGCATCCCCCCGTCGACATGTCGTCGCTAATGCTGGCTATGACAAGAAATGGGGCGCAGATGCTGAAGGCGAGAAGGATGTGGCGCCTATTCCATTCTCAGGCCCGAGAGCCGACTACGAGGCGCGTGAGGCAGGAAAACACAACCGGGCTATGCTCCAGGCCATTCAAGCACAGCTGAATCCGGCGTTGGGCAGAGCTTTCCGGAGTCCTGAGCACGTGGCCACTGACTTCCTACCATATCTTGTCCGGCTCGTGTCTCCCAACGTCAAACCTGTGGTAGTTGGCGGGAGCGGAGGTGGCGAGAAGGGTATGAGCTCCATCGCGAGCGTTCGTCGCGAATCAGAAAAGCTCATGGTAAGGAGAGCTGCAGAGGTTCTCGCTGAGGTGGGCATCGAGCTGGTCAAGGGCAAGATCGAAGAGGCAAATCCGTCGGCGTTCAGCAGGACGCAGTGGGTTTACCGGATGGAACC TGATCTTGATGCTCTGTCAACCTTCGAAACCATGGGCGCCTACATTCTCAGCACACAAGCACCGACTAGGTACGCCGTGAGACAGGTCCTCGACCAGGAACTGCAAAAGACCATAGCCCTCCGCCAAAATACAGCCAGGCAAGCCCGGTTCCAGGCTGGCAAAGGCGTAGGTGGTGGCAACGACAAGGAGCTGCATGAGTTTGACGACAAAGAGAACAAGAAAGGCGGCAAGGGACctgatgctgctgcggccGCCCTGGCAGCGGCCGCCCCCGCGGTCAAGCGAGACTTCTTCGGCAGAGTTATTGTGGAAACGCCCAGGCCGTTGGGCGACGCGGATGGCAACTCGAGGGCGTCCAAGAAAGCTCCCCCTGGTGGGGAGGGCAAAGACAACGATAAGATGATTTGGGTAACGTACAACGAAGGATTGAATAATGCAGTCAGGAAACCAATATCTTTGGAGGAGTTTCTCCGGGGCTTGTAG
- a CDS encoding guanine deaminase, which yields MGEHYQSIAAGAAASSINSSVHLDGERGEQNGNGIVTSRPGTVVETSAGGDDRHKLFLGTFIHNASLAELKYRHKAAVCVSKEGTIVAIEDDCDRERAEEVLFPRLGWSRDEVQVITASEGQFFFPGFIDTHIHAPQYPNSGIFGKSTLLDWLTTYTFPLEASLADPAKARRVYGRCISKTLAHGTTCAAYYATIDVPSTNLLADLCMAAGQRALVGKVCMDQLSPDWYREESAEVSLQATRDSIVHISKIDPGFQTIKPIITPRFAPSCSVELLGALGRLHAETGLPVQTHISENKGEIELVREMFCGGVNATKCDVVEDVGETYAGVYDRYGLLTDKTILAHAIHLSEAEASLISERGSKVSHCPCSNSSITSGAARVRWLLDKGIEVGLGTDVSGGYSPSILDAARQALLVSRHVALAGAGDCCDDAAKLSVEEVLHLATRGGAAVVGLADRVGAFEVGFDWDAQLVGLGSVGENGMQEGAASASGEDNHQSNVDIFGWETWEERVAKWLFNGDDRNTKRVWVRGRLVHSRK from the exons ATGGGGGAGCACTATCAGAGTatcgccgccggcgccgccgccagtaGCATCAACAGTAGCGTGCATCTCGACGGCGAAAGAGGGGAGCAGAATGGCAACGGCATCGTTACGTCGCGACCTGGAACGGTTGTAGAAACTTCAGCGGGAGGAGACGACAGGCACAAACTCTTTCTCGGCACCTTCATTCACAATGCATCGCTAGCGGAGCTGAAGTATCGTCACAAGGCCGCTGTATGTGTCTCGAAAGAGGGCACAATCGTCGCTATCGAAGATGACTGTGATCGGGAAAGGGCTGAGGAGGTGCTATTCCCTCGCCTTGGATGGTCTAGAGATGAGGTGCAGGTCATTACTGCCAGTGAAGGACAGTTCTTTTTCCCTGGCTTTATAG ATACGCACATCCATGCGCCTCAGTACCCAAACTCGGGCATCTTTGGTAAGTCGACGCTGCTCGACTGGTTGACCACGTACACGTTCCCGCTCGAAGCGTCGctggccgaccctgccaagGCACGCCGGGTCTATGGTCGTTGCATCAGCAAGACGCTGGCACATGGCACGACCTGCGCAGCCTACTACGCCACTATCGACGTTCCATCAACCAACCTCCTAGCGGACCTGTGCATGGCCGCTGGCCAGCGAGCACTCGTCGGCAAGGTCTGCATGGATCAGTTAAGCCCGGATTGGTACCGCGAGGAGAGCGCCGAAGTCAGCTTGCAAGCAACGAGGGACTCCATCGTCCACATCAGCAAGATCGACCCTGGATTCCAAACCATCAAGCCAATCATAACGCCCCGATTCGCTCCGAGCTGCTCAGTCGAGCTGTTGGGTGCTCTGGGAAGGCTGCACGCCGAGACGGGGCTGCCGGTACAGACGCACATCAGCGAAAACAAAGGTGAAATCGAGCTGGTGCGTGAGATGTTTTGCGGTGGAGTCAATGCAACTAAATGCGATGTTGTTGAAGACGTCGGCGAGACTTATGCCGGGGTCTATGACCGGTACGGACTTCTGACGGACAAGACGATCCTTGCGCATGCGATCCACCtctccgaggccgaggcatCGCTGATCTCTGAGAGGGGTTCCAAGGTCAGCCACTGCCCGTGCAGCAACAGCTCCATCACCTCGGGCGCCGCCCGGGTCCGCTGGCTGCTGGACAAGGGCATCGAGGTCGGCCTTGGTACCGACGTCAGCGGCGGCTACTCGCCGTCGATCCTGGACGCGGCGCGTCAGGCGCTGCTGGTAAGCCGGCACGTGGCTCTGGCGGGAGCGGGAGACTGCTGCGACGATGCGGCTAAGCTGTCGGTCGAGGAGGTGCTGCATCTGGCGACGCGGGGCGGTGCGGCTGTGGTCGGGCTGGCGGACCGCGTCGGCGCCTTCGAGGTCGGCTTCGACTGGGACGCGCAGCTCGTCGGGCTCGGCAGCGTCGGAGAGAACGGCATGCAGGAGGGCGCCGCGTCGGCTAGCGGCGAGGACAACCACCAGAGCAACGTCGACATCTTTGGCTGGGAGACGTGGGAGGAGCGCGTCGCCAAGTGGCTATTCAACGGGGACGACAGGAATACAAAGAGGGTCTGGGTGCGCGGCAGACTGGTGCACTCGAGAAAGTGA